From one Streptomyces sp. ICC1 genomic stretch:
- a CDS encoding MarR family transcriptional regulator has protein sequence MTRDGSDSEAPTLDQARRQVEHYGLEVDPQAVLVAVRLISAGARVGRATEAHFARFGLSTGRYRVLADLEDHGGEKSPSHLAADLDVSRATVTGLLDGLEREGLVARRPSTEDGRGTVAVLTARGAQRLRDMAPEHFGRLEAMVGGLSAEERAVFLDLLARVVRGSAALTAD, from the coding sequence ATGACGAGGGACGGCAGCGACAGTGAGGCGCCCACGCTGGACCAGGCCAGGCGGCAGGTCGAGCACTACGGCTTGGAGGTCGATCCGCAGGCGGTACTGGTCGCGGTGCGGCTGATCTCGGCAGGCGCGAGGGTCGGCCGGGCGACCGAGGCGCACTTCGCCAGGTTCGGCCTGTCGACGGGGCGCTACCGCGTGCTCGCCGACCTCGAAGACCACGGCGGGGAGAAGTCCCCCTCGCACCTCGCCGCCGACCTCGACGTCTCCAGGGCCACGGTCACCGGCCTGCTGGACGGCCTCGAACGCGAAGGCCTGGTCGCCCGCCGCCCGTCCACGGAGGACGGCCGCGGCACGGTGGCCGTCCTGACCGCGCGCGGGGCGCAGCGCCTGCGCGACATGGCACCCGAGCACTTCGGACGGCTCGAGGCGATGGTGGGCGGGCTCTCCGCCGAGGAGCGCGCGGTGTTCCTGGACCTGCTCGCCCGCGTCGTGCGGGGGAGTGCGGCCCTGACCGCCGACTGA
- a CDS encoding HD domain-containing protein, with amino-acid sequence MTTTPSDLLARALDAPGEPPLRPLPPVVAELLRSLAAPPRLAAHLRAVHDVAAELVDWVRARYPALPVDRDAVLFGAATHDVGKTLHPEELAGPGSAHEAAGRGLLLAHGFAPALARFAASHASWDGPAVTIEDLLVSTADKVWKDKRVPDLEDRLVRVLAGAAGREPWEEYLALDDLLARLGADAAGRLAFQAAFPVHP; translated from the coding sequence ATGACCACGACGCCCTCGGACCTCCTGGCCCGTGCCCTCGACGCCCCGGGCGAGCCGCCCCTGCGCCCGCTGCCGCCCGTGGTGGCGGAACTCCTTCGTTCCCTGGCGGCCCCACCCAGGTTGGCGGCGCACCTGCGCGCGGTCCACGACGTCGCAGCCGAACTGGTCGACTGGGTACGGGCCCGCTACCCGGCTCTGCCCGTCGACCGCGACGCTGTCCTCTTCGGCGCGGCGACCCACGACGTGGGCAAGACCTTGCACCCCGAGGAGCTCGCCGGGCCCGGCTCGGCACACGAGGCCGCCGGCCGCGGCCTGCTCCTGGCCCATGGCTTCGCGCCGGCCCTCGCCCGGTTCGCCGCCAGCCACGCGAGCTGGGACGGACCGGCCGTAACCATCGAAGACCTGCTCGTCAGCACGGCCGACAAGGTGTGGAAGGACAAGCGCGTACCCGACCTTGAGGACAGGCTCGTTCGGGTGCTGGCCGGGGCGGCGGGGCGGGAGCCGTGGGAGGAGTACCTCGCGCTCGACGACCTGCTCGCGCGCCTCGGCGCGGACGCCGCCGGTCGCCTGGCCTTTCAGGCGGCGTTCCCGGTCCACCCGTGA
- a CDS encoding NmrA family NAD(P)-binding protein — protein MGATGATGNALLHSLLALGAPVRALTRTPHIAIPGLGGVHRPPVEVQYADATDPHSLRTAFNGADQLFLAMANSPVQVELETRVIDTAARAGIGHIVKISAPAAEPDSPVAVSRGHHAIEEHLRAAGLTHTILRPYAFTQNLLRLAPTVAQGVILGTTGDAPCNHVDCRDIGDVAAAALTRPDVAGGTYTLTGPEAVSYPELASRLTALTGNRIRHVNLTPDELRAHLVRDAHMPAWLADHVTEIQQLAVTRPETPTTTVTDILGRPPRTVDAFLHEHRAHFGG, from the coding sequence ATGGGAGCGACCGGAGCGACCGGGAACGCCCTGCTCCACAGCCTCCTCGCGCTCGGTGCCCCCGTTCGCGCGCTGACCCGCACCCCGCACATCGCGATCCCCGGCCTGGGCGGCGTACACCGACCGCCCGTCGAGGTCCAGTACGCCGATGCCACTGACCCCCACTCCCTGCGTACCGCCTTCAATGGCGCCGACCAGCTCTTCCTCGCCATGGCCAACAGCCCCGTACAGGTCGAACTCGAAACCCGCGTCATCGACACGGCCGCCCGCGCCGGCATCGGACACATCGTCAAGATCTCCGCACCCGCCGCCGAGCCCGACTCCCCGGTCGCCGTCTCCCGCGGACACCACGCCATCGAGGAACACCTGCGCGCCGCCGGCCTCACCCACACCATCCTGCGCCCCTACGCGTTCACGCAGAACCTCCTGCGCCTGGCCCCCACCGTCGCCCAGGGCGTCATCCTCGGCACGACGGGCGACGCACCCTGCAACCACGTCGACTGCCGGGACATAGGCGATGTCGCCGCCGCCGCCCTCACCAGGCCCGACGTCGCGGGCGGCACCTACACCCTGACCGGCCCCGAAGCCGTCTCGTACCCCGAACTCGCCTCGCGACTGACCGCCCTGACCGGCAACCGGATCCGCCACGTCAACCTCACCCCGGACGAACTGCGCGCCCACCTCGTCCGCGACGCCCACATGCCCGCCTGGCTCGCCGACCACGTGACGGAGATCCAGCAACTCGCCGTCACCCGACCCGAAACCCCCACCACCACCGTCACTGACATCCTCGGCCGCCCGCCCCGCACCGTCGACGCCTTCCTCCACGAACACCGCGCCCACTTCGGCGGCTAA
- a CDS encoding questin oxidase family protein, whose product MDTHDESGVLDEALERLHASGPERLGRLTNHAPMVVETLASRGQPGAVHRWLDLYETKLEEFPAPVAPIAEADRHTALGDPSRAADWIAYFSRELADHPWRQLLALWWPRLLPGMYGGSTHPVIRVGHAVRTLMEGGESAPRVTELAHGLGYWAARHRPLSGITGLPDAAGVADGADAGQALAAVPPIRDPRGGFPDRLARVDRLPAWAAEVSDPDEARRKLAELVRAATHRYATHGHGEETMLVHAATAPNAVLRTLPALPRTLWVPSLHAAWTASAAVTAMYATHAPIPYASPGRVTADEVLERALAHGDEHVIKLADTAMDVADGQAFAAALRAIELTAPRR is encoded by the coding sequence ATGGACACGCACGACGAAAGCGGCGTACTCGACGAAGCGCTGGAACGGCTGCACGCCTCCGGCCCCGAACGGCTGGGCAGGCTCACCAATCACGCCCCGATGGTGGTCGAGACGCTCGCCTCGCGCGGGCAGCCGGGCGCCGTGCACCGCTGGTTGGACCTCTACGAGACGAAGCTCGAGGAGTTCCCCGCCCCCGTGGCTCCCATCGCGGAGGCCGACCGGCACACCGCGCTGGGGGACCCGAGCCGGGCAGCCGACTGGATCGCGTACTTCTCACGAGAGCTCGCCGACCACCCTTGGAGGCAGCTCCTGGCGCTGTGGTGGCCACGGCTGCTGCCCGGGATGTACGGAGGGTCCACCCACCCCGTGATCCGGGTGGGCCACGCGGTGCGCACCCTCATGGAGGGCGGGGAGAGCGCGCCGCGCGTCACCGAACTCGCCCATGGGCTCGGCTACTGGGCCGCCAGGCACCGCCCGCTCTCCGGGATCACCGGGCTCCCCGATGCCGCCGGCGTCGCCGACGGCGCCGACGCCGGCCAAGCCCTGGCCGCGGTCCCGCCGATCAGGGACCCCCGAGGCGGTTTCCCCGACAGGCTGGCCCGCGTCGACCGGCTGCCGGCCTGGGCGGCGGAGGTGTCCGACCCCGACGAGGCGCGACGGAAGCTGGCAGAGCTGGTGCGCGCCGCGACCCACCGCTACGCCACCCACGGCCACGGCGAGGAGACCATGCTGGTCCACGCGGCGACGGCACCCAACGCCGTGCTGCGCACCCTTCCCGCCCTGCCGCGCACCCTCTGGGTCCCGAGCCTGCACGCGGCGTGGACGGCCTCCGCTGCGGTGACCGCGATGTACGCCACGCACGCCCCGATCCCCTACGCGTCGCCGGGGCGCGTCACCGCCGACGAGGTCCTCGAACGCGCCCTCGCCCACGGCGATGAGCACGTCATCAAACTGGCCGACACCGCGATGGACGTGGCCGACGGGCAAGCGTTCGCCGCAGCGCTCCGCGCCATCGAACTCACGGCTCCGAGACGCTAA
- a CDS encoding ABC transporter permease — MNLFKRAWWRLWGHLGKTVMLVGLFFVICTLVLSGFLIQSAAARAAESAKSSVGAVATMQLDLNALINSGKSQKPEAGQGGTIGAEGDLSRGLVDKICTSSVVAQCNYSKDGVAAPTGQVKLHQPVPGPAGQDSGGVDFFKADGVRDLDSVSAFRNGESKIIAGSGIAPDTKNDIVVIEERVAKDNNLKVGDKVKLNANIQNPDGRLGTKEMDFTVGGIYTNGIPDPRAYVPPMAAPSNQIYVSPDGATRLDGKEPGADGGVLKQATFTLRDPGDLDKLKQDAKAAGADLKIFPLTVNDKQYKTLVGPINKTADFASITVWLVAVAGTIILALIIASNLRERRKELGILLSLGEKKPKLLGQHLVEVVACAVLAIGFAAAGSQLLSRAIGDQLLSGEVSSANDRAANEANKPDPSDPTGGANKSDQPQVKPIDSMDIRLGPADIGKVGATGLGIAVLATLVPGARVLRLNPRDILTKGD; from the coding sequence ATGAATCTGTTCAAGCGAGCCTGGTGGCGGCTGTGGGGCCATCTGGGCAAGACGGTGATGCTGGTCGGCCTCTTCTTCGTCATCTGCACCCTGGTCCTGTCCGGGTTCCTGATCCAGTCGGCCGCGGCACGCGCCGCCGAGTCGGCGAAGAGCAGCGTGGGCGCGGTGGCCACGATGCAGCTGGACCTGAACGCCCTGATCAACTCGGGGAAGTCACAGAAACCGGAGGCGGGGCAGGGCGGCACGATCGGCGCCGAGGGTGACCTGAGCCGCGGGCTGGTGGACAAGATCTGCACGTCCTCGGTGGTGGCGCAGTGCAACTACTCCAAGGACGGTGTCGCGGCCCCCACGGGCCAGGTCAAGCTCCACCAGCCGGTTCCGGGGCCGGCCGGCCAGGACAGCGGGGGAGTGGACTTCTTCAAGGCGGACGGGGTCCGCGACCTGGACTCGGTCTCCGCGTTCCGCAACGGCGAATCGAAGATCATCGCCGGTTCCGGAATCGCGCCGGACACCAAGAACGACATCGTCGTCATCGAGGAGCGGGTGGCCAAGGACAACAACCTCAAGGTCGGCGACAAGGTCAAGCTCAACGCCAACATCCAGAATCCGGACGGCCGGCTGGGCACCAAGGAGATGGACTTCACCGTCGGCGGCATCTACACGAACGGCATCCCCGACCCCCGCGCGTACGTCCCGCCGATGGCGGCCCCCTCGAACCAGATCTACGTCAGCCCGGACGGCGCGACCCGCCTCGACGGCAAGGAACCGGGCGCTGACGGCGGCGTCCTCAAGCAGGCCACCTTCACCCTGCGCGACCCCGGCGACCTGGACAAGCTGAAGCAGGACGCGAAGGCGGCCGGAGCCGACCTCAAGATCTTCCCGCTGACCGTCAACGACAAGCAGTACAAGACCCTGGTCGGCCCCATCAACAAGACGGCCGACTTCGCCTCCATCACGGTCTGGCTGGTCGCCGTCGCCGGCACCATCATCCTCGCCCTGATCATCGCGTCCAACCTGCGCGAACGGCGCAAGGAACTGGGCATTCTGCTCTCGCTCGGCGAGAAGAAGCCCAAGCTGCTCGGCCAGCACCTGGTCGAGGTGGTGGCCTGCGCGGTCCTGGCGATCGGCTTCGCCGCCGCGGGCAGCCAGCTCCTCTCCCGGGCCATCGGCGACCAACTGCTGTCCGGCGAGGTCTCCTCCGCCAACGACCGGGCCGCGAACGAGGCCAACAAGCCCGACCCCTCCGACCCCACGGGCGGCGCGAACAAGAGCGACCAGCCGCAGGTCAAGCCCATCGACTCGATGGACATCCGGCTCGGCCCCGCCGACATAGGCAAGGTCGGCGCCACCGGGCTCGGCATCGCCGTCCTGGCCACGCTCGTCCCCGGCGCCCGCGTACTGCGCCTCAACCCGCGCGACATCCTGACGAAGGGCGACTGA
- a CDS encoding HAMP domain-containing sensor histidine kinase: MRRRAGLSARLKLTLSYVGFLLLASTLLLAVVWVFLLRYVPDNSQGLLGISPNRYLLLHTFAPAAAAALACLLVFGLLGGWVLAGRMLAPLTQITDAARRAGSGSLSHRIRMQGRQDEFRELADAFDSMLDQLESHVAEQRRFAANASHELRTPLAISRALLDVARKDPARDRGELIERLHTVNTRAIDLTEALLLLSRGDGGSFRRESVDLSLLAEEAAETLLPLAEQRLITLDVTGGAAPAGGSAELLLRMVTNLVQNAVVHNLPAGGTVTVRTGADGDTSVLSVENTGRRLPPELVATLTEPFQRGTERVRTDEHAGVGLGLAIVHSIVRAHGGTLALAPRPAGGLLVTVRLPVDGKQRIPADTAG; encoded by the coding sequence GTGCGTAGACGCGCGGGGCTCAGCGCCCGACTGAAACTCACCCTCAGCTACGTCGGATTCCTGCTCCTCGCCAGCACCCTCCTGCTGGCCGTGGTGTGGGTGTTCCTGCTGCGGTACGTGCCCGACAACTCCCAGGGCCTTCTCGGGATCTCGCCCAACCGCTACCTGCTCCTGCACACCTTCGCCCCGGCCGCGGCCGCGGCGCTGGCCTGCCTGCTCGTGTTCGGCCTCCTGGGGGGATGGGTCCTCGCCGGCCGGATGCTCGCACCACTCACGCAGATCACGGATGCGGCGCGAAGGGCCGGAAGCGGGTCCCTGTCGCACAGGATCCGCATGCAGGGTCGCCAGGACGAATTCCGTGAACTCGCCGACGCGTTCGACTCGATGCTCGACCAACTCGAGTCCCACGTCGCCGAACAGCGGAGGTTCGCCGCGAACGCCTCCCACGAGCTGCGCACCCCGCTGGCCATCTCGCGGGCGCTCCTCGACGTCGCCCGCAAGGACCCCGCGCGGGACCGGGGCGAACTCATCGAACGCCTGCACACCGTCAACACGCGGGCGATCGACCTCACCGAGGCCCTCCTGCTGCTCAGCCGCGGCGACGGCGGAAGCTTCCGCCGCGAGAGCGTCGACCTCTCCCTCCTCGCCGAGGAAGCCGCCGAAACGCTGCTGCCGCTCGCCGAACAGCGCCTGATCACGCTCGACGTCACCGGTGGGGCGGCCCCGGCCGGCGGCTCGGCCGAGCTCCTGCTGCGGATGGTGACGAACCTCGTCCAGAACGCCGTCGTCCACAACCTCCCCGCCGGCGGCACCGTGACGGTCCGCACCGGGGCGGACGGCGACACGAGCGTGCTGAGCGTCGAGAACACGGGCCGTCGGCTCCCACCGGAGCTGGTGGCGACCCTCACGGAGCCCTTCCAGCGCGGAACGGAACGCGTACGCACCGACGAGCACGCCGGTGTCGGCCTCGGACTGGCCATCGTCCACAGCATCGTCCGGGCCCACGGCGGGACCCTCGCCCTCGCTCCCCGCCCCGCGGGCGGTCTCCTCGTCACGGTCCGGCTCCCCGTCGACGGGAAACAGCGGATCCCCGCCGATACCGCGGGGTGA
- a CDS encoding oxygenase MpaB family protein, producing the protein MARLNGKEVEPHEDYGFFGPGSVVWKVWSYPTAPTVGFQRSVVVEELDPPLVAAVHGTQGIYDRTRTRYDRTLRYFAMVAFAGSEQVCRAADVLVKIHSKAIGELPYGEGTYDANDPASQLWIQLTGWHSILYAYEKYGPGKLTAEEEKEYWEACALAAELQTCSPDDVPRDRAGIRAYFETMRPRLSASPIARQAMNHLLNTDLVLPPTPWWMKPARMVVARTHRIATIATMPRWMREMAQIRQSRVLDVLVVPVMRMSFALAHLNPRVELFLLGMLSPSTVKVVAPIKLGVPPRTKEVLTPEQARTRHGYAKPAEAHAEFRARQAERVFGDGKAPSDQGLIESQDVLGPLA; encoded by the coding sequence ATGGCCCGGCTGAACGGCAAAGAGGTCGAACCGCACGAGGACTACGGGTTCTTCGGTCCCGGATCGGTGGTCTGGAAGGTGTGGAGCTACCCGACGGCGCCCACGGTGGGCTTCCAGCGATCCGTGGTGGTCGAGGAACTCGATCCGCCGCTGGTGGCCGCGGTCCACGGCACCCAGGGCATCTACGACCGCACCCGCACCCGCTACGACCGCACCCTGCGCTACTTCGCCATGGTGGCCTTCGCCGGCTCGGAGCAGGTGTGCAGGGCCGCCGATGTCCTGGTCAAGATCCACTCGAAGGCCATCGGCGAACTCCCGTACGGCGAAGGCACTTACGACGCCAACGACCCCGCCTCGCAGCTGTGGATACAGCTCACCGGCTGGCACTCGATCCTCTACGCGTACGAGAAGTACGGGCCCGGCAAACTCACCGCGGAGGAGGAGAAGGAGTACTGGGAGGCCTGCGCGCTCGCCGCGGAGCTCCAGACGTGCTCGCCCGACGACGTCCCGCGCGACCGCGCCGGAATCCGGGCGTACTTCGAGACCATGCGCCCGCGGCTGTCGGCCAGCCCCATCGCCCGGCAGGCCATGAACCACCTCCTGAACACCGATCTCGTTCTCCCGCCGACCCCGTGGTGGATGAAGCCCGCGCGGATGGTCGTGGCCAGGACGCACCGCATCGCCACCATCGCCACCATGCCGCGCTGGATGCGGGAGATGGCGCAGATCCGGCAGTCGCGCGTCCTGGACGTGCTCGTCGTACCGGTCATGCGGATGTCCTTCGCGCTGGCCCACCTCAACCCCCGGGTCGAACTCTTCCTCCTGGGGATGCTCTCGCCCTCCACGGTCAAGGTGGTCGCGCCCATCAAGCTCGGCGTACCTCCCCGCACCAAGGAGGTCCTCACTCCCGAGCAGGCCCGCACCCGCCACGGCTACGCGAAGCCCGCCGAGGCCCACGCCGAGTTCCGGGCACGCCAAGCCGAACGCGTCTTCGGCGACGGAAAGGCCCCGAGCGACCAAGGCCTCATCGAATCCCAGGACGTACTCGGCCCCCTGGCTTGA
- a CDS encoding 2-phosphosulfolactate phosphatase, which yields MDARFLGISDLVEVPPVAVVVDVMRAFTVAAWAFARGAEKIVLAESLDEALALKDRHPDWVAIKDGPAAPGFDAVNSPGLLRSMDLGGRTVVQKTTAGTVGALAVKDAPLVLCAGFVVAEATARLLRTRGSDRATFVVTGEDGQADEDLACAQYIARRVIEAETDAAEFLRRAAESRAAAELAQGVREGVHPDDVALCLEVDRFPFAMVATLEGSLMVLRPHLMPELTARPVA from the coding sequence ATGGACGCTCGTTTCCTCGGCATCTCCGATCTGGTCGAAGTCCCGCCCGTGGCGGTCGTGGTCGACGTCATGCGCGCTTTCACCGTGGCTGCCTGGGCCTTCGCCCGGGGTGCGGAGAAGATCGTTCTCGCTGAGTCGCTGGACGAGGCCTTGGCGCTCAAGGATCGCCACCCGGACTGGGTGGCGATCAAGGACGGTCCGGCCGCGCCCGGGTTCGACGCCGTCAACTCCCCCGGCCTGCTGCGCTCCATGGACCTCGGCGGACGGACCGTCGTGCAGAAGACCACGGCAGGGACGGTCGGCGCCCTCGCGGTCAAGGACGCGCCGCTCGTGCTGTGCGCGGGCTTCGTGGTGGCGGAGGCAACGGCCCGGCTCTTGCGGACGCGCGGGAGTGACCGTGCGACGTTCGTGGTCACCGGCGAGGACGGGCAGGCGGACGAGGACCTGGCGTGCGCCCAGTACATCGCCCGCAGGGTCATCGAGGCGGAGACGGACGCTGCCGAGTTCCTCCGCCGAGCTGCCGAGTCGCGCGCCGCGGCCGAACTGGCGCAAGGGGTGCGCGAAGGAGTCCACCCCGACGACGTCGCGCTCTGCCTGGAGGTCGACCGGTTCCCCTTCGCCATGGTGGCGACCCTGGAAGGCTCGCTCATGGTCCTGCGCCCACACCTGATGCCCGAACTGACTGCGCGGCCCGTCGCCTGA
- a CDS encoding GNAT family N-acetyltransferase, translated as MSTTITVREVRDGDFPQWRALYRGYADFYRVEQTEEAAERVWAWVNDPAHEVSALVAEDGDGRLIGLAHYRPFARPLSATTGCYLDDLFVDPAHRGSGAADRLLTALREIAADRGWSVVRWITADDNHRARAKYDQVATRTMWVTYDMAPVG; from the coding sequence ATGTCGACAACCATCACCGTCCGTGAAGTCCGCGACGGGGACTTCCCGCAGTGGCGCGCGCTGTACCGCGGCTACGCGGACTTCTACCGGGTCGAGCAGACCGAGGAAGCCGCCGAACGCGTGTGGGCGTGGGTGAACGACCCCGCGCACGAGGTGAGCGCCCTCGTCGCCGAGGACGGTGACGGCCGGCTGATCGGCCTCGCCCACTACCGCCCGTTCGCCCGCCCCCTGTCGGCCACCACCGGCTGCTACCTGGACGACCTGTTCGTCGATCCTGCGCACCGCGGCTCCGGCGCCGCGGACCGCCTGCTCACGGCCTTGCGCGAGATCGCGGCCGACCGCGGCTGGAGCGTGGTCCGCTGGATCACCGCCGACGACAACCACCGCGCCCGGGCCAAGTACGACCAGGTGGCCACCCGCACCATGTGGGTCACGTACGACATGGCACCGGTCGGCTGA
- a CDS encoding response regulator transcription factor, which yields MRVLIVEDEPYLAEAVRDGLRLEAIAADIAGDGDSALELLGVNSYDLAVLDRDIPGPSGDEVARRIVASGSGIPILMLTAADRIDDKASGFGLGADDYLTKPFELRELVLRLRALDRRRVYARPPVREIAGLRLDPFRREVFRDGRYVALTRKQFAVLEVLVAAEGGVVSAEELLERAWDENVDPLTNAVRITVSALRKRLGAPWVIATVPGVGYRIDTGGATGA from the coding sequence ATGCGCGTACTGATCGTGGAGGACGAGCCCTACCTGGCCGAGGCGGTCCGTGACGGACTGCGGCTGGAGGCGATCGCCGCCGACATCGCCGGCGACGGCGACTCCGCCCTGGAGCTGCTCGGCGTCAACTCCTACGACCTCGCGGTCCTCGACCGCGACATCCCCGGCCCCTCGGGTGACGAGGTGGCCCGGCGCATCGTCGCCTCCGGCAGCGGGATCCCGATCCTCATGCTCACCGCCGCCGACCGGATCGACGACAAGGCCTCCGGGTTCGGGCTGGGCGCCGACGACTACCTCACCAAACCGTTCGAGCTGCGGGAGCTCGTCCTGCGGCTGCGGGCGCTCGACCGCCGACGCGTGTACGCCCGGCCCCCGGTCCGCGAGATCGCGGGTCTGCGGCTCGACCCCTTCCGCCGGGAGGTCTTCCGCGACGGACGGTACGTCGCGCTCACCCGCAAGCAGTTCGCCGTGCTGGAAGTCCTCGTCGCCGCCGAGGGCGGGGTCGTCAGCGCCGAGGAGCTGCTGGAACGGGCCTGGGACGAGAACGTCGACCCCCTCACCAACGCCGTGCGCATCACCGTCTCCGCCCTGCGCAAACGGCTCGGCGCACCCTGGGTCATCGCCACGGTGCCCGGCGTCGGCTACCGGATCGACACGGGCGGGGCCACGGGTGCGTAG
- a CDS encoding helix-turn-helix domain-containing protein, which produces MSTPTSPTDRPRRRRPYAPRVPITERREQLLDAALALIVSDGYGRVSIDAIAKRAQVARSVVYGAFDDLDALLLALLDRQQERAFTRLLATVPDPLRTGDPVGFACEAVHRMAAMLREDPDTWRLILLTPATTPPAVHARIEADRERFRRRVVSWMESAAAAADGPAPASAPAPAPAPDPEVLAHALVASAEHFARLALSSPGAIDATRLAGQLRLLLGGIWPTPSGAYEETPEGAPRA; this is translated from the coding sequence GTGTCGACACCGACGTCTCCCACCGACAGGCCGCGCAGGCGGCGCCCGTACGCTCCGCGCGTCCCGATCACCGAGCGGCGGGAGCAACTGCTCGACGCGGCCCTCGCTTTGATCGTGAGCGACGGTTACGGCAGGGTCTCGATCGATGCGATCGCCAAGCGGGCGCAGGTCGCGCGGTCCGTGGTCTACGGCGCCTTCGACGACCTCGACGCGCTGCTGCTCGCCCTGCTCGACCGGCAGCAGGAGCGCGCCTTCACCCGCCTGCTGGCGACCGTCCCCGACCCCCTCCGCACCGGCGACCCGGTCGGCTTCGCCTGCGAGGCGGTGCACCGGATGGCCGCCATGCTGCGGGAGGACCCGGACACCTGGCGCCTGATCCTGCTGACCCCGGCGACCACTCCCCCGGCCGTCCACGCACGCATCGAGGCGGACCGGGAGCGGTTCCGGCGCAGGGTCGTCTCGTGGATGGAGTCCGCCGCGGCTGCCGCGGACGGGCCCGCGCCGGCGTCGGCTCCCGCGCCCGCACCCGCGCCAGATCCCGAGGTCCTCGCCCATGCCCTGGTCGCCTCCGCGGAACACTTCGCGCGCCTCGCGCTCAGCTCACCCGGGGCGATCGACGCCACCCGGCTCGCCGGACAACTACGGCTCCTGCTCGGCGGCATCTGGCCGACACCCTCGGGGGCGTACGAGGAGACGCCCGAGGGGGCGCCCCGCGCGTAG
- a CDS encoding ABC transporter ATP-binding protein codes for MTTPILELKDLSRAYQSGNRRRTVLKGVNYAFEAGRMYAVIGPSGSGKTTLLSLASGLDSPTTGSIRFQGQDVARLGLGRYRNRHVATVFQSLNLLTYMTAVQNITSAMEITGVKGVNRKRRAVELLDLLGIERSDQNRRTLQISGGQQQRVAIARALACEVDVLCADEPTGSLDHETAAGIIEVFRKLAHDEGKCVIVVTHSREVANACDEVLQLKRGKLMTV; via the coding sequence GTGACCACCCCGATCCTCGAACTCAAAGACCTCAGCCGCGCCTACCAGAGCGGAAACCGCCGGCGCACGGTCCTCAAGGGCGTCAACTACGCCTTCGAGGCCGGCCGGATGTACGCCGTGATCGGCCCCTCCGGCAGCGGCAAGACCACCCTGCTCTCCCTGGCCAGCGGCCTCGACTCGCCCACCACGGGCAGCATCCGCTTCCAGGGCCAGGACGTCGCCCGGCTGGGCCTGGGCCGGTACCGCAACCGCCATGTGGCCACGGTCTTCCAGTCCCTGAACCTGCTCACCTACATGACCGCCGTGCAGAACATCACCTCCGCGATGGAGATCACCGGAGTGAAGGGCGTCAACAGGAAGCGGCGTGCCGTCGAACTCCTCGACCTCCTCGGCATCGAGAGGTCCGATCAGAACCGCCGAACGCTCCAGATCTCCGGCGGCCAGCAGCAGCGAGTCGCCATCGCCAGGGCCCTGGCCTGCGAGGTCGACGTCCTCTGCGCCGACGAACCGACCGGCAGCCTCGACCACGAGACGGCCGCCGGCATCATCGAGGTGTTCCGGAAGCTGGCCCACGACGAGGGCAAGTGCGTGATCGTGGTGACCCACTCGCGGGAGGTCGCGAACGCCTGCGACGAGGTCCTGCAGCTGAAGCGGGGCAAGCTCATGACCGTGTGA
- a CDS encoding VanZ family protein — protein sequence MNHDASLSAPPRRPRGIVLLSLAVLGGMAGAAFLVRRPLMMSAPVCVSGRWHGCFDTFNGVVLMTLVALPLAALVVWALARVRRAAGGRASAWRMSLAEVGMVHGTVPWIWMTMMPGAGAGIVPGRVSLVPLRDLVTMGPIGIIGNLLVFAALGFFAPIRFAALASVPRILLLGAGCSVLVEVAQYVLWLDRVSSVDDVLVNAAGAALAALASRRWWRTAARAPSDRPRPALAPTG from the coding sequence ATGAACCACGACGCATCCCTGTCGGCACCGCCCCGCCGCCCGCGCGGGATCGTGCTCCTCAGCCTGGCGGTCCTCGGCGGCATGGCGGGCGCCGCGTTCCTCGTGCGGCGGCCGCTCATGATGTCCGCTCCGGTGTGCGTGTCAGGGCGGTGGCACGGCTGCTTCGACACGTTCAACGGCGTGGTGCTCATGACGTTGGTCGCGCTGCCGTTGGCCGCCCTCGTGGTGTGGGCTCTGGCTCGCGTGCGGCGTGCCGCCGGGGGCCGCGCATCGGCGTGGCGGATGTCGCTGGCCGAGGTCGGCATGGTCCACGGGACCGTGCCGTGGATATGGATGACCATGATGCCGGGCGCCGGGGCCGGCATCGTCCCCGGCCGGGTGAGCCTGGTACCGCTGCGGGACCTGGTCACGATGGGGCCGATCGGGATCATCGGCAACCTGCTGGTCTTCGCGGCGCTGGGGTTCTTCGCCCCGATCCGGTTCGCGGCGCTGGCGTCCGTGCCGCGGATCCTGCTGCTCGGGGCGGGCTGCTCGGTCCTGGTCGAGGTCGCGCAGTACGTCTTGTGGCTGGACCGGGTGTCCTCCGTGGACGACGTACTGGTCAACGCGGCCGGCGCCGCGCTGGCCGCACTGGCGTCGCGCCGCTGGTGGCGCACCGCGGCGCGGGCGCCGTCGGACCGGCCCCGCCCCGCGCTGGCCCCGACGGGCTGA